Proteins found in one Macaca nemestrina isolate mMacNem1 chromosome 4, mMacNem.hap1, whole genome shotgun sequence genomic segment:
- the LOC105471185 gene encoding transmembrane protein 139 isoform X1 encodes MVTLVSDTAMTPIASVDTIAMCLFAGAWGGAMVPMYLLGRLEKPLLLLCCASFLLGLALLGIKTDITPVAYFFLTLGGFFLFAYLLVRFLECGLRSQLQSMQTESPGPSGNARDNEAFEVPAYEEAVVGLESQSRPQELDQPPPYSTAVILPAPEDEQPSHPEGSRRAGLEQRRMASETMAQEGSPERAPISLRLRGPRAVSTAPDLQSLGALPRLEPLTPPPAYDVCFGQPDDDSVFCEDNWAPP; translated from the exons ATGGTTACTTTGGTATCTGACACAGCCATGACACCAATTGCTAGTGTAGACACAATAGCTATGTGTCTTTTTGCAGGAGCCTGGGGAGGGGCCATGGTGCCAATGTACTTATTGGGGAGACTGGAGAAGCCGCTTCTCCTCCTGTGCTGCGCCTCCTTCCTACTGGGGCTGGCTTTGCTGGGCATAAAGACGGACATCACCCCTGTTGCTTATTTCTTTCTCACATTGGGTGGCTTCTTCTTGTTTGCCTATCTCCTGGTCCGGTTTCTGGAATGCGGGCTTCGGTCCCAGCTCCAATCAATGCAGACTGAGAGCCCAGGGCCCTCAGGCAATGCACG GGACAATGAAGCCTTTGAAGTGCCAGCCTATGAAGAGGCCGTGGTGGGACTGGAATCCCAGAGCCGCCCCCAAGAGTTGGACCAACCACCCCCCTACAGCACTGCTGTGATACTCCCAGCACCTGAGGATGAACAACCTAGCCATCCAGAGGGGTCCAGGAGAGCCGGACTGGAACAGAGGCGAATGGCCTCAGAGACTATGGCCCAGGAAGGAAGCCCTGAAAGAGCTCCAATCAGCCTTCGGCTTCGGGGACCACGGGCTGTGTCCACTGCTCCTGATCTGCAGAGCTTGGGGGCACTCCCCAGATTAGAGCCCCTGACTCCACCCCCTGCCTATGATGTCTGCTTTGGTCAACCTGATGATGATAGTGTTTTTTGTGAAGACAACTGGGCACCCCCTTAA
- the LOC105471185 gene encoding transmembrane protein 139 isoform X2: MVPMYLLGRLEKPLLLLCCASFLLGLALLGIKTDITPVAYFFLTLGGFFLFAYLLVRFLECGLRSQLQSMQTESPGPSGNARDNEAFEVPAYEEAVVGLESQSRPQELDQPPPYSTAVILPAPEDEQPSHPEGSRRAGLEQRRMASETMAQEGSPERAPISLRLRGPRAVSTAPDLQSLGALPRLEPLTPPPAYDVCFGQPDDDSVFCEDNWAPP, encoded by the exons ATGGTGCCAATGTACTTATTGGGGAGACTGGAGAAGCCGCTTCTCCTCCTGTGCTGCGCCTCCTTCCTACTGGGGCTGGCTTTGCTGGGCATAAAGACGGACATCACCCCTGTTGCTTATTTCTTTCTCACATTGGGTGGCTTCTTCTTGTTTGCCTATCTCCTGGTCCGGTTTCTGGAATGCGGGCTTCGGTCCCAGCTCCAATCAATGCAGACTGAGAGCCCAGGGCCCTCAGGCAATGCACG GGACAATGAAGCCTTTGAAGTGCCAGCCTATGAAGAGGCCGTGGTGGGACTGGAATCCCAGAGCCGCCCCCAAGAGTTGGACCAACCACCCCCCTACAGCACTGCTGTGATACTCCCAGCACCTGAGGATGAACAACCTAGCCATCCAGAGGGGTCCAGGAGAGCCGGACTGGAACAGAGGCGAATGGCCTCAGAGACTATGGCCCAGGAAGGAAGCCCTGAAAGAGCTCCAATCAGCCTTCGGCTTCGGGGACCACGGGCTGTGTCCACTGCTCCTGATCTGCAGAGCTTGGGGGCACTCCCCAGATTAGAGCCCCTGACTCCACCCCCTGCCTATGATGTCTGCTTTGGTCAACCTGATGATGATAGTGTTTTTTGTGAAGACAACTGGGCACCCCCTTAA